From Streptomyces griseorubiginosus, one genomic window encodes:
- a CDS encoding acyl-CoA dehydrogenase family protein, whose translation MDAADFSDVLSEVRRFVRDRVVPLEAEIDEKDEMPADIREAAKKMGLFGFALPEEYGGLGLSMYEETQLMFELGYTTPSLRSMFGTNNGIAGHVLMVGGTEDQKAQWLPRIASGEVLASFALTEPDAGSDPSTLTTKAYLDGDEWVINGAKRYITNAPLADVFMVFARTDPDAPRTRGISTFLVPAGTPGLTVAPRDHKMGQLGAWTADVFFDDVRVPAAALVGGADGLNRGFSTAMGCIAHGRVHISALMVGMAERLVDESVAYASTRRQSGRLIGSFQLVQGLIADSQTDYYAGRATVLEAARAFDAGTDTKVGPSCAKYFASEMVCRVADRAVQVHGGAGYMRGVAVERFYRDARLFRIYEGTSQIQQVIIAKALLGEAARG comes from the coding sequence ATGGACGCGGCTGACTTCAGCGACGTGCTGTCCGAGGTCCGGCGTTTCGTCAGGGACCGAGTCGTGCCGCTCGAGGCGGAGATCGACGAGAAGGACGAGATGCCCGCGGACATCCGCGAGGCGGCCAAGAAGATGGGCCTGTTCGGCTTCGCGCTGCCCGAGGAGTACGGCGGCCTTGGGCTCTCGATGTACGAAGAGACCCAGCTGATGTTCGAACTCGGTTACACGACACCGTCGTTGCGCTCGATGTTCGGGACGAACAACGGCATCGCCGGGCACGTCCTGATGGTCGGCGGGACGGAGGACCAGAAGGCGCAGTGGCTGCCGAGGATCGCCTCGGGCGAGGTGCTGGCGTCGTTCGCGCTCACCGAGCCGGACGCGGGCTCCGACCCCTCGACGCTCACCACGAAGGCGTATCTCGACGGCGACGAGTGGGTGATCAACGGTGCCAAGCGGTACATCACCAACGCCCCGCTCGCCGACGTCTTCATGGTCTTCGCCCGCACCGACCCCGACGCCCCGCGCACCCGCGGCATCTCGACGTTCCTGGTCCCCGCCGGTACCCCCGGGCTGACCGTGGCCCCCCGGGACCACAAGATGGGCCAGCTGGGCGCGTGGACGGCGGACGTGTTCTTCGACGACGTACGGGTGCCGGCCGCCGCGCTGGTCGGCGGCGCGGACGGGCTCAACCGGGGGTTCTCCACCGCGATGGGCTGCATCGCGCACGGGCGGGTGCACATCTCCGCGCTGATGGTCGGGATGGCCGAGCGCCTGGTCGACGAGTCGGTCGCGTACGCGAGCACCCGCAGGCAGTCCGGCCGTCTCATCGGCTCCTTCCAGCTCGTCCAGGGCCTCATCGCGGACTCGCAGACCGACTACTACGCCGGCCGGGCCACCGTCCTGGAGGCCGCGCGCGCCTTCGACGCCGGGACGGACACCAAGGTCGGCCCGTCGTGTGCGAAGTACTTCGCGAGCGAGATGGTGTGCCGGGTCGCCGACCGCGCGGTCCAGGTCCACGGCGGCGCGGGCTACATGCGCGGGGTCGCGGTCGAGCGGTTCTACCGGGACGCCCGCCTGTTCCGCATCTACGAGGGCACCAGCCAGATCCAGCAGGTCATCATCGCGAAGGCCCTGCTGGGCGAGGCGGCACGCGGCTGA
- a CDS encoding glutaredoxin domain-containing protein codes for MTRGWLPSILFLLCGTGLAVALLLGGDVGTAAVLLLLFMLLAAVNSPLVFPRSIDAAEARRRSAADGRPIVFWRPGCAYCLRLRMRLGRRARRAHWVDIWRDPEGAAAVRAVNDGDETVPTVVVAGRPHVNPDPAWVREQLSRSA; via the coding sequence ATGACGCGCGGCTGGCTCCCCTCGATCCTGTTCCTGCTCTGCGGCACAGGCCTCGCGGTCGCGCTGCTCCTCGGCGGAGACGTCGGCACCGCCGCGGTACTCCTGCTGCTGTTCATGCTGCTCGCGGCGGTGAACTCGCCCCTGGTCTTCCCCAGGTCGATCGATGCTGCGGAGGCGCGACGCCGTAGCGCGGCCGACGGTCGGCCGATCGTGTTCTGGCGGCCGGGCTGTGCGTACTGCCTCCGGCTGCGCATGCGGTTGGGCCGCCGAGCCCGCCGGGCGCACTGGGTCGACATCTGGCGCGACCCCGAGGGCGCGGCGGCGGTGCGGGCGGTCAACGACGGCGACGAGACCGTGCCGACCGTCGTCGTGGCCGGCCGGCCCCACGTCAACCCCGATCCCGCGTGGGTGCGTGAACAGCTCTCCCGATCCGCGTGA
- a CDS encoding CoA transferase: MRPLEGISVVELGMWVAAPAAATMLADWGADVVKVEAPTGDPNRYTLKHVGQDIDSAPPFETDNRGKRGIVLDLRSPDGKDVLERLLERADVFVTNLRPGALERLGLDPDELRERHPRLVVGTLTGYGWTGAERDRAGYDVSAFWARPGIAGMLNPAGEPPPGIRPGLGDRTAAANLVAGVLAALLRRERTGEGGVVDVSLLRSGTYANGNDLALQNFFGKRGRTRHRSEHESPLYNCYRAADDRWFWLVGLEGNRHWPGVVKALGREDLLDDERFATGKARRGHVRELIAAFDEEFARRPLDEWAARFDAEGVWWAPVQTLAEVSADPQAEAVGAFVEQPGMGDAPPLRTVATPVRFWGVDEKPRTGAPTLGEHTDDVLRELN, from the coding sequence GTGCGGCCACTGGAAGGCATTTCCGTCGTCGAGCTGGGCATGTGGGTGGCCGCTCCGGCAGCGGCCACCATGCTCGCCGACTGGGGAGCGGACGTCGTGAAGGTGGAGGCACCGACCGGCGACCCCAACCGGTACACGCTCAAGCACGTCGGCCAGGACATCGACAGCGCGCCCCCGTTCGAGACCGACAACCGCGGCAAGCGCGGGATCGTCCTCGACCTGCGCTCGCCGGACGGCAAGGACGTTCTGGAGCGGCTCCTTGAACGCGCCGACGTCTTCGTCACCAACCTCCGCCCGGGCGCGCTGGAGCGGCTGGGGCTGGACCCGGACGAGCTGCGGGAGCGACACCCCCGGCTGGTCGTCGGCACGCTGACGGGTTACGGCTGGACGGGTGCCGAGCGCGACCGCGCCGGATACGACGTCTCCGCCTTCTGGGCGCGGCCCGGCATCGCCGGCATGCTCAACCCGGCCGGGGAGCCGCCGCCCGGTATCCGACCCGGGCTCGGCGACCGCACCGCCGCCGCCAACCTGGTGGCCGGTGTGCTGGCCGCGCTGCTCCGGCGCGAACGCACCGGGGAGGGCGGCGTCGTCGACGTCTCCCTGCTGCGGTCCGGGACGTACGCCAACGGCAACGACCTCGCCCTGCAGAACTTCTTCGGCAAGCGCGGCCGTACCCGTCACCGCAGCGAGCACGAGTCCCCGCTCTACAACTGCTACCGGGCCGCGGACGACCGCTGGTTCTGGCTGGTCGGCCTGGAGGGCAACCGGCACTGGCCGGGCGTGGTCAAGGCGCTCGGCCGCGAGGACCTCCTTGACGACGAGCGGTTCGCGACCGGCAAGGCACGGCGCGGCCACGTACGCGAACTGATCGCCGCTTTCGACGAGGAGTTCGCGCGCCGGCCGCTGGACGAGTGGGCGGCACGGTTCGACGCCGAGGGCGTCTGGTGGGCGCCCGTGCAGACCCTGGCGGAGGTGTCCGCCGATCCGCAGGCGGAGGCCGTGGGGGCGTTCGTCGAGCAGCCCGGGATGGGCGACGCGCCGCCGCTGAGGACCGTGGCGACGCCGGTGCGCTTCTGGGGCGTGGACGAGAAACCCCGCACCGGCGCGCCGACGCTCGGTGAGCACACCGACGACGTGCTGCGCGAACTCAACTGA
- a CDS encoding DoxX family protein, producing MKGHDAAALVLRGTLGPMLFAHGWNKVAGPGGLKGTTGWFEALGLRPAQVHARMAAGTEMAAGIGITLGAANPLPAAAAVGLMTVAARTDHRGKGFFVFKGGWEYLGVVGGAAVALAGLGHGRYSLDGLLRRQRAGVGPALLAAGLGTASAAALLAVCYRPERTPDGPPTVAPPTDSPSPGETQVDH from the coding sequence GTGAAGGGCCATGACGCCGCCGCGCTCGTCCTGCGGGGCACGCTCGGCCCGATGCTCTTCGCCCACGGCTGGAACAAGGTCGCGGGGCCGGGTGGTCTCAAGGGCACCACGGGATGGTTCGAGGCGCTCGGCCTCAGACCGGCCCAGGTACACGCGCGGATGGCCGCCGGTACCGAGATGGCGGCCGGGATCGGCATCACCCTGGGTGCGGCCAACCCCCTCCCCGCGGCCGCCGCCGTCGGCCTCATGACCGTGGCCGCGCGCACCGACCACCGGGGCAAGGGCTTCTTCGTCTTCAAGGGCGGCTGGGAGTACCTCGGTGTGGTGGGCGGCGCGGCCGTCGCGCTGGCGGGACTGGGCCACGGCAGGTACTCCCTCGACGGGCTGCTGCGCCGGCAACGCGCGGGCGTCGGGCCCGCGTTGCTGGCGGCGGGACTCGGTACGGCGAGCGCGGCGGCACTGCTGGCCGTCTGCTACCGGCCCGAGCGCACGCCGGACGGACCCCCTACCGTCGCGCCCCCGACCGACTCGCCCTCACCGGGCGAGACACAAGTGGATCACTAG
- a CDS encoding acyl-CoA dehydrogenase family protein yields the protein MRRTIFTEEHELFRETARSYYLRECVPHTEEWERDGQVGRAAWAAAGKAGLIGWEFPEEYGGQGIRDFRYNAIMAEEMAATGAVGIGLGLQNDVLPPYLMNLTTPEQKARWLPGVIAGETICALALSEPAAGSDLKGIRTTARRDGDEWVIDGSKTFITNGILADLVVVACKTDPDAGHKGISLLVVERGAEGFERGRKLDKVGMKAQDTAELFFREVRVPAENLLGQEGRGFYHMMGNLPTERLAIAVAALASAERAFGFALEYAKDRTAFGRPIGQFQANRFALADIKAKLGVARVFLDGCIMALVQGELTAEEAAAAKYWTTETGWEVIDRCMQLFGGYGYINEYEIARIWRDSRVQRVFGGTSEIMQEIVGRSLGL from the coding sequence ATGCGCCGTACGATCTTCACCGAGGAGCACGAGCTGTTCCGGGAGACCGCCCGCTCCTACTACCTGCGGGAATGCGTCCCGCACACCGAGGAGTGGGAGCGTGACGGGCAGGTCGGCCGGGCCGCGTGGGCGGCGGCGGGCAAGGCCGGGCTCATCGGCTGGGAGTTCCCGGAGGAGTACGGCGGTCAGGGCATCCGGGACTTCCGCTACAACGCGATCATGGCCGAGGAGATGGCCGCCACCGGCGCGGTCGGCATCGGGCTCGGCCTGCAGAACGACGTCCTCCCGCCCTACCTCATGAACCTCACCACTCCCGAACAGAAGGCCCGCTGGCTCCCCGGAGTGATCGCGGGCGAGACGATCTGCGCGCTCGCGCTGTCCGAGCCCGCCGCCGGATCCGACCTCAAGGGCATCCGCACCACCGCCCGCCGCGACGGCGACGAGTGGGTGATCGACGGCTCCAAGACCTTCATCACCAACGGCATCCTCGCCGACCTGGTCGTCGTCGCCTGCAAGACCGATCCGGACGCCGGGCACAAGGGCATCAGCCTGCTCGTCGTGGAACGCGGCGCCGAGGGCTTCGAGCGCGGACGCAAGCTCGACAAGGTCGGCATGAAGGCCCAGGACACCGCCGAACTCTTCTTCCGTGAGGTGCGGGTGCCCGCCGAGAACCTCCTCGGGCAGGAAGGGCGCGGTTTCTACCACATGATGGGCAACCTCCCCACCGAGCGGCTCGCCATCGCGGTGGCCGCGCTCGCCTCGGCCGAGCGCGCCTTCGGCTTCGCGCTGGAGTACGCCAAGGACCGCACCGCCTTCGGCCGGCCCATCGGGCAGTTCCAGGCGAACAGGTTCGCGCTCGCCGACATCAAGGCCAAGCTCGGCGTGGCCAGGGTCTTCCTGGACGGCTGCATCATGGCCCTGGTCCAGGGCGAGCTGACGGCCGAGGAGGCCGCCGCCGCCAAGTACTGGACCACGGAGACCGGCTGGGAGGTCATCGACCGCTGCATGCAGCTCTTCGGGGGCTACGGCTACATCAACGAGTACGAGATCGCCCGCATCTGGCGCGACAGCCGCGTCCAGCGGGTGTTCGGCGGCACCTCGGAGATCATGCAGGAGATCGTCGGGCGGTCGCTGGGGCTGTGA
- a CDS encoding acyl-CoA dehydrogenase family protein, with amino-acid sequence MSADESGLKELRSSVREFLEAKSSEEAVRKLLESEPRFDPDVWAQAADQLRLPALAIPEEYGGDGFGPVELGVVLEEMGRALFCAPFFATVVLAVQALLATGDREACARHLPGIAAGRTTATLAVAEETGSWDPALISARAIPDGDGGWRISGHKSFVIDGTTADLILVVARTVAGPTFFAVDRTAPGVAAEAMRTLDATRAMARLTFDAVPATVLGAEGAGGRIMADVLDIASVGLAAEQSGGARRCLEMSAEYARTRYQFGRPIGSFQAVKHKCADMLVQVELAEAASREAALLAAEGSAAFPVASAVAHASCSKAYMFAAMESIQVHGGIGFTWEHPAHLYFRRAKSSQLLFGGPAVYHERLLDRLGI; translated from the coding sequence ATGAGCGCCGACGAGAGCGGACTGAAAGAACTCCGCTCGTCCGTCAGGGAGTTCCTCGAAGCGAAGTCCTCCGAGGAGGCCGTACGCAAGCTCCTCGAAAGCGAGCCCCGCTTCGACCCGGACGTATGGGCGCAGGCCGCCGACCAGCTGCGCCTGCCGGCCCTGGCCATCCCCGAGGAGTACGGCGGCGACGGCTTCGGACCGGTCGAACTCGGCGTCGTACTGGAGGAGATGGGCCGCGCCCTGTTCTGCGCCCCCTTCTTCGCCACCGTCGTCCTGGCGGTCCAGGCGCTGCTGGCCACGGGAGACCGCGAGGCCTGCGCACGCCATCTGCCCGGCATCGCCGCAGGGCGGACCACCGCCACCCTCGCGGTCGCCGAGGAAACCGGGTCCTGGGACCCCGCCCTGATCTCCGCCCGCGCGATCCCGGACGGGGACGGCGGCTGGAGGATAAGCGGCCACAAGAGCTTCGTCATCGACGGCACCACGGCCGACCTGATCCTCGTCGTCGCCCGCACCGTCGCCGGACCCACGTTCTTCGCGGTGGACCGAACGGCCCCCGGAGTGGCCGCCGAGGCGATGCGGACCCTGGACGCCACCAGAGCGATGGCCCGGCTCACGTTCGACGCCGTGCCCGCTACGGTCCTCGGCGCGGAAGGCGCGGGCGGGCGCATCATGGCCGACGTCCTCGACATCGCCTCCGTGGGGCTTGCCGCCGAGCAGTCGGGCGGGGCGCGCCGGTGCCTGGAGATGAGCGCGGAGTACGCCCGCACCCGGTACCAGTTCGGCCGGCCCATCGGCTCCTTCCAGGCCGTCAAGCACAAGTGCGCGGACATGCTCGTCCAGGTCGAACTCGCCGAGGCCGCCTCACGGGAGGCCGCGCTGCTGGCCGCCGAGGGCTCCGCCGCCTTCCCGGTGGCCTCGGCGGTCGCGCACGCGAGCTGCTCCAAGGCGTACATGTTCGCCGCCATGGAGAGCATCCAGGTCCACGGCGGTATCGGCTTCACCTGGGAGCACCCGGCCCACCTCTACTTCCGGCGGGCCAAGTCCTCCCAGCTGCTCTTCGGCGGCCCGGCGGTCTATCACGAACGGCTGCTGGACCGGCTCGGCATCTGA
- a CDS encoding acyl-CoA dehydrogenase family protein, whose protein sequence is MESDDMRDFAAEARRFLDAHAAKAADRAAVTWGEGDDSMAYFSSLPPEEEAEQVRRARAWQRTRHENGFGWITGPPEYGGRGLTPVHDLLYDSIESEYDVPDTGVLGVVGLGMIGPTILAHAQPALRERWLPAMYRGDAIACQLFSEPGAGSDLAAVATRAVREGDDWVLNGQKVWTSVAQHSQIGLALTRTDPDAPKHRGITAFLVPMDAPGVEVRPLRQMTGGADFNEVFLTDVRIPDDHRLGEVDGGWTVALTTLMNERNTVGSEGAGPVAAALSPDHLSALMRATWTWDDRALRGRLAELLVDAMATGYLNDRAQRTLRAGIAPGPERSVAKLMYGQNLTRAAHFVSECLGPRIIADTGRWGMYSWSELLLATPALRILGGTEEIMKNILAERVLGLPKEARA, encoded by the coding sequence ATGGAATCGGATGACATGCGGGACTTCGCCGCCGAGGCGCGCCGCTTCCTCGACGCCCACGCGGCGAAGGCAGCCGATCGGGCCGCCGTCACCTGGGGCGAGGGCGACGACTCGATGGCGTACTTCAGCAGCCTCCCGCCCGAGGAGGAGGCGGAGCAGGTGCGGCGGGCGCGCGCGTGGCAGCGCACCCGCCACGAGAACGGCTTCGGCTGGATCACCGGCCCGCCCGAGTACGGCGGCCGGGGCCTGACCCCCGTCCACGACCTGCTCTACGACAGCATCGAGTCCGAGTACGACGTCCCGGACACCGGAGTCCTCGGCGTGGTCGGCCTCGGCATGATCGGACCGACGATCCTCGCCCACGCCCAACCCGCCCTGCGCGAACGCTGGTTGCCCGCGATGTACCGCGGCGACGCCATCGCCTGCCAGCTGTTCAGCGAGCCCGGCGCCGGATCCGACCTGGCGGCCGTGGCGACCCGGGCCGTCCGCGAGGGCGACGACTGGGTGCTCAACGGGCAGAAGGTGTGGACGTCGGTCGCCCAGCACAGCCAGATCGGCCTCGCCCTGACCCGCACCGACCCCGACGCGCCCAAGCACCGGGGCATCACCGCCTTCCTGGTCCCCATGGACGCCCCCGGCGTAGAGGTCCGCCCGCTGCGTCAGATGACCGGCGGCGCCGACTTCAACGAGGTCTTCCTCACCGACGTCCGCATCCCCGACGACCACCGGCTCGGCGAGGTCGACGGCGGCTGGACGGTCGCCCTGACCACCCTGATGAACGAGCGCAACACGGTCGGCAGCGAAGGCGCGGGGCCCGTGGCCGCCGCCCTGTCCCCGGACCACCTCTCGGCCCTCATGCGCGCCACCTGGACCTGGGACGACCGCGCCCTGCGCGGACGCCTCGCCGAACTCCTCGTGGACGCGATGGCCACCGGCTACCTCAACGACCGCGCCCAGCGCACCCTTCGGGCCGGCATCGCCCCCGGCCCCGAGCGGTCCGTCGCCAAGCTGATGTACGGCCAGAACCTCACCCGCGCCGCCCACTTCGTGTCCGAGTGCCTCGGGCCGCGCATCATCGCCGACACCGGCCGCTGGGGCATGTACTCCTGGTCCGAACTCCTCTTGGCCACACCGGCGTTGCGCATCCTCGGCGGCACCGAGGAGATCATGAAGAACATCCTCGCCGAGCGGGTCCTCGGTCTGCCCAAGGAGGCACGCGCATGA
- a CDS encoding thiolase family protein, producing MTEAVIIGVGLHPFGRFPGKPALDMGADAVRLALADAGVNWPQIQGGYIGSYEVANPDAIVGRLGLTGIPLRGVFNGCATAGTAVALAARAIETGEHDLTIAIGLDKHPRGAFAADPSVAGIPSWYGQTGLFLTTHFFGMKINRYMHEHGISHETLARVASKNFGNAAANEKAWRRTPLTPEEVLASPVLNYPLRQFMYCGPNEGAAAIVLCRADQAHKYTGKPVRVRATALRSRRLGAFEVQSPSFPVGEVVDSPTVDASRAAYESAGIGPEDVDVAQLQDTDAGSEVIHMAENGLCKDGEQERLIAEGATAIGGRLPVNTDGGLLGNGEPIGASGLRQIHEIVLQLRGAAGERQIPGTPRVGYTHLYGAPGASAVTILST from the coding sequence GTGACCGAGGCCGTCATCATCGGAGTGGGGCTCCACCCCTTCGGGCGCTTCCCCGGGAAACCGGCGCTGGACATGGGCGCGGACGCGGTACGGCTCGCGCTCGCCGACGCGGGCGTCAACTGGCCGCAGATCCAGGGCGGTTACATCGGCAGCTACGAGGTCGCCAACCCGGACGCCATCGTGGGACGACTCGGTCTGACCGGCATCCCGCTGCGCGGGGTGTTCAACGGCTGCGCCACCGCCGGTACGGCCGTCGCACTGGCCGCCCGCGCCATCGAGACCGGCGAGCACGACCTGACCATCGCGATCGGCCTCGACAAACACCCGCGCGGCGCCTTCGCGGCCGACCCGTCCGTGGCCGGTATCCCCTCCTGGTACGGGCAGACCGGCCTGTTCCTCACCACCCACTTCTTCGGCATGAAGATCAACCGCTATATGCACGAGCACGGCATCTCGCACGAGACCCTCGCCCGGGTGGCCTCCAAGAACTTCGGCAACGCGGCCGCCAACGAGAAGGCCTGGCGCCGCACCCCCCTCACCCCGGAGGAGGTCCTGGCCTCCCCGGTGCTCAACTACCCGCTGCGCCAGTTCATGTACTGCGGCCCGAACGAGGGCGCCGCGGCGATCGTGCTGTGCCGCGCCGACCAGGCCCACAAGTACACCGGGAAGCCGGTACGGGTACGTGCCACCGCCCTGCGCAGCCGCCGACTCGGCGCCTTCGAGGTGCAGAGCCCCTCGTTCCCGGTCGGTGAGGTCGTCGACAGCCCCACGGTGGACGCCTCCCGGGCGGCCTACGAAAGCGCGGGCATCGGCCCGGAGGACGTCGACGTCGCCCAGCTCCAGGACACCGACGCCGGGTCGGAGGTCATCCACATGGCGGAGAACGGCCTCTGCAAGGACGGCGAGCAGGAACGCCTCATCGCCGAGGGCGCCACCGCGATCGGCGGCCGGCTCCCCGTCAACACCGACGGCGGACTCCTCGGCAACGGCGAGCCCATCGGCGCATCGGGCCTCCGGCAGATCCACGAGATCGTCCTCCAGCTCCGCGGTGCGGCGGGGGAGCGGCAGATCCCCGGCACCCCCCGCGTCGGCTACACCCACCTGTACGGCGCGCCCGGCGCGTCGGCGGTGACGATCCTCTCGACCTGA
- a CDS encoding SDR family NAD(P)-dependent oxidoreductase — translation MGILDDKVAIVTGGGRGLGRAHCLALAEAGATVVVNDLGSGVHGERTGDSPADDVVAEIIKLGGRAVANHASVTDWAATETMVADTVAEFGRLDVIVNNAGIVRDRMLFSMSEAEFDSVIAVHLKGTFALTRHACAYWREAAKRGERVTGRVINTTSGTGLFGNQGQSNYGAAKAGIAGLTVLTALEMSKYGVTANAISPIAATRMTDGLAVGENLRATGAFDPRDPANASGVVVYLASDSAAWLTGQVLRIEGNRLNRLQGWTVAAVHPSESGQALTYDELVDAVPRLYGVAPAGRATGVGQ, via the coding sequence GTGGGCATCCTCGACGACAAGGTCGCCATCGTGACCGGCGGTGGCCGGGGCCTGGGCCGGGCGCACTGCCTGGCGCTCGCCGAGGCCGGCGCGACCGTGGTCGTGAACGACCTCGGCTCGGGCGTACACGGCGAGCGCACCGGGGACTCCCCCGCCGACGACGTGGTCGCGGAGATCATCAAGCTCGGCGGCCGGGCCGTCGCCAACCATGCGTCGGTCACCGACTGGGCGGCCACCGAGACGATGGTGGCGGACACGGTCGCCGAGTTCGGCCGCCTGGACGTCATCGTCAACAACGCGGGCATCGTGCGCGACCGGATGCTGTTCTCGATGAGCGAGGCCGAGTTCGACTCGGTGATCGCGGTCCATCTCAAGGGCACGTTCGCGCTCACCCGGCACGCGTGCGCGTACTGGCGCGAGGCCGCCAAGCGCGGTGAGCGCGTGACCGGCCGCGTCATCAACACGACGTCCGGGACCGGCCTGTTCGGCAACCAGGGCCAGTCCAACTACGGTGCCGCGAAGGCCGGAATCGCCGGGCTCACCGTCCTGACCGCCCTGGAGATGAGCAAGTACGGCGTCACCGCCAACGCCATCTCGCCGATCGCGGCAACCCGGATGACGGACGGACTGGCCGTCGGCGAGAACCTCCGGGCCACCGGCGCCTTCGATCCGCGCGATCCCGCCAACGCCTCGGGAGTCGTCGTCTACCTCGCCTCCGACAGCGCGGCCTGGCTGACCGGCCAGGTCCTGCGCATCGAGGGCAACCGGCTGAACCGGTTGCAGGGCTGGACCGTCGCCGCGGTCCACCCGAGCGAGTCGGGACAGGCCCTCACCTACGACGAACTCGTGGACGCCGTACCGCGGTTGTACGGTGTCGCACCGGCGGGCCGGGCCACCGGAGTGGGCCAGTGA
- a CDS encoding enoyl-CoA hydratase/isomerase family protein, whose protein sequence is MSAVLRVELRDRIAVLTLDRPERLNAVGSETVDRLTRALDDLRDNDDVRALIVAGAGRAFSAGADLGEIESFTSAGQFRAFVGRLTQAYALLEDFPKPSVAAVHGFAFGGGLELALACDLRVVERGARLGLPEMKLGVLPGAGGTQRLPRLMPPAIAKQMILTGEPIDAERAWQLGLVNELAEPGWALATAEKLAGGLTAGAPLALAAGKRLVDYGLGMDLEAAIAYERETVAVLFTTEDRAEGLKAFRERRPGEFRGV, encoded by the coding sequence GTGAGCGCCGTGCTGCGTGTCGAACTCCGCGACAGGATCGCCGTGTTGACCCTTGACCGGCCGGAACGGCTCAACGCCGTCGGCTCCGAGACGGTGGACCGGCTCACCCGGGCACTGGACGACCTACGCGACAACGACGACGTACGCGCCCTGATCGTGGCCGGCGCGGGCCGGGCCTTCTCGGCCGGTGCCGACCTGGGCGAGATCGAGTCGTTCACCTCCGCCGGGCAGTTCCGGGCCTTCGTGGGGCGGCTGACGCAGGCGTACGCACTGCTGGAGGACTTCCCCAAGCCGTCCGTCGCCGCGGTTCACGGGTTCGCGTTCGGCGGTGGACTGGAGCTGGCGCTCGCCTGTGACCTGCGGGTCGTGGAGCGCGGCGCCAGGCTGGGCCTGCCCGAGATGAAGCTCGGCGTCCTGCCCGGAGCGGGCGGGACCCAGCGGCTCCCGCGCCTGATGCCGCCCGCGATCGCCAAGCAGATGATCCTCACCGGCGAACCGATCGACGCGGAGCGCGCCTGGCAGCTCGGGCTCGTCAACGAGCTGGCCGAACCCGGCTGGGCGCTCGCCACCGCCGAGAAGCTGGCCGGCGGACTGACGGCCGGGGCGCCGCTCGCCCTCGCGGCGGGCAAGCGGCTGGTCGACTACGGGCTCGGCATGGACCTGGAGGCGGCGATCGCGTACGAGCGCGAGACCGTCGCGGTGCTGTTCACCACCGAGGACCGGGCCGAGGGACTCAAGGCCTTCCGCGAGCGCCGCCCGGGCGAGTTCCGCGGCGTGTAG
- a CDS encoding 3-oxoacyl-ACP reductase family protein, with protein sequence MSVRDKVALVTGAGRGIGEAIADTLAAQGASVAVCDVDAQAAAKVAAGLTERHGVPATGVGADISDSAAVRAAVRRVTTELGPVDVLVNNAAIDVIGRFVDSDEETWDRIIAVNLRGTITMTRAVLDSMIERGGGRIVHIASDAGRVGSSGEVVYSATKGGVIAFGKALAREVARHAITVNTVCPGPTDTALLGQVADFSQKMYDATVRAIPLRRVAQPAEIAGVVSFLASDDAAYMTGQTLSVSGGLTMV encoded by the coding sequence GTGAGCGTACGGGACAAGGTGGCGCTCGTCACCGGGGCGGGACGGGGCATCGGCGAGGCGATCGCCGACACACTGGCCGCCCAGGGCGCCTCGGTCGCCGTCTGCGACGTGGACGCCCAGGCAGCGGCCAAGGTCGCGGCCGGGCTCACGGAGCGGCACGGGGTACCCGCCACGGGGGTCGGCGCCGACATCTCCGACAGCGCGGCCGTGCGTGCGGCGGTGCGGCGGGTGACGACCGAACTCGGCCCGGTGGACGTGCTGGTGAACAACGCGGCCATCGATGTCATCGGCCGGTTCGTCGACAGCGACGAGGAGACCTGGGACCGGATCATCGCCGTCAACCTGCGGGGCACGATCACCATGACCCGGGCGGTGCTCGACTCGATGATCGAGCGCGGCGGCGGCCGGATCGTGCACATCGCCTCGGACGCCGGCCGGGTCGGCTCCTCCGGTGAGGTCGTGTACTCCGCGACGAAGGGCGGTGTCATCGCCTTCGGCAAGGCCCTCGCCCGCGAGGTCGCCCGGCACGCCATCACCGTGAACACCGTCTGCCCCGGACCGACCGACACGGCGCTGCTCGGCCAGGTCGCCGACTTCAGCCAGAAGATGTACGACGCGACCGTGCGGGCCATCCCGCTGCGCCGCGTCGCCCAGCCCGCGGAGATCGCCGGTGTGGTGTCCTTCCTCGCGTCCGACGACGCCGCCTACATGACCGGGCAGACGCTCTCGGTCAGCGGCGGCCTGACGATGGTCTGA